The Muribaculum intestinale genome includes the window CGAGTGGGCCGAGCTTTTTGACAATCCGCATGTCAAGAACCGTGGCATCAGTGGTGATGTATGCATGGGAGTGTATGACCGACTTGATGCGATACTGAAAGGGTCGCCGGCAAAGATATTTCTTCTTATCGGCATAAATGATGTAGATCGTGGCGCCTCTGCCGACACGATTGTGGAGCGTATAGGCATGATTGTTGATAAAATCCGTAAAGACTCACCCTCTACTAAGATATATCTCCAAAGCGTACTTCCCGTATCCGACCATTATAAGATGTTCAACGGACATACCTCGCGCTGGCAGGTTGTCCCCGAGATAAACAAAGGCCTTGTGCGTCTTGCCGCCGACCGTGGAGTAAAATATATCGACCTCTACTCCCATTTCATTGACAATACCACAGGCAAGATGAATATCAAGTATACCAATGACGGCCTCCATCTGCTTGGAAAAGGATACAAAAAATGGGTAGGAATTGTAAAGCCTTATGTTGATGAGGAATAATTGTATGATAAGAAATACAGGGATATTATCATTGATTATCTGTCTGCTATGCTGTCAGCTGTCTTTTGCTAAAGATAAAATAAAGGTGGCATGTGTAGGCAACAGTATCACCTATGGTACCGGACTGGCCGACCGTGACACGGAGGCATATCCGGTGCGGTTGCAGGAAATGCTCGGCGACGGTTATATCGTAGGCAATTTCGGTAAGCCGGGAGCGACACTACTCAACAAGGGGCATCGTCCGTATACCCGTCAGCAGGAATATGTCGATGCGCTCGATTTTGCCGGCGATATTGTGGTGATACATCTTGGTATTAATGACACCGATCCGCGCAACTGGCCTAATTACCGCGATTTCTTCGTCGGTGATTATCTGAGCCTGATTGACACACTCCGTCAGGTTAATCCAAAGGCAAGAGTGATAATCGCACGCATGACTCCGATTGCCGACTGTCATCCGCGTTTCCTTTCGGGCACTCGCGACTGGCATGGCGAGATACAGTCGGCGATTGAGACTGTAGCCGGATATGCCGGAGTGGAGTTAATCGATTTCCATGCGCCGCTGTATCCCTATCCTCAGCTCTTTCCCGATGCTGTGCATCCCGATGCAGAAGGTGCTGCCATCCTTGCAAAAACTGTTTACTCCGCCATTACAGGCGATTACGGCGGCCTGGCCATGTCGCCCGTTTATACTGATAATATGGTGTTGCAACGTGATGAGCCGTTGCTTATCCAAGGCATTGCCGATGCAGGAGAGAAAGTAACGGTTGCCGTCAACGGCGTGAAGGCCGTCGCCACTGCGGCCAATGACGGCAAATGGCATGTCACTCTACCTCCGATGAAAGCAGGAGGTCCGTACGAGCTTATGATATCCACCCCTTCCAGGTCTCTGAAATACTCCGATGTGCTTGTCGGTGAGGTATGGCTCTGCTCCGGACAGTCGAATATGGAATTTATGCTGCGCCAGTCGGCTACAGCTCCCGGCGATGACAGCGGATGCGCTGACAATCAGTTGCGTCTGTACGACATGAAGGCGCGCTGGCGCACCGACCCTGTGCAGTGGGATGCATCGGTGCTTGATTCGCTCAACCATCTCCAGTATTACCGTAGCGCGGAATGGAAACCGGCTACTGCCGCCAATGCATCCGATTTCTCTGCCGTGGCATATTATTTCGGTAAGATGCTGCGCGACAGTCTGAATGTGCCGGTCGGTCTGATATGTAATGCCATAGGCGGCTCGCCCACTGAGGCATGGATAAGCCGCAACGCTCTTGAGTATGGATTCCCCGAGATATTGAGAGACTGGACCAACAACGATTTTATCCAGGACTGGGTACGTGGGCGTGCCGCTCTCAATGTAGGATTGGCTGAAAACAAGTCGAAGCAGAGACATCCTTACGAACCATGCTACCTGTACGAGTCGGGTATCCTTCCCCTTGACAGTTATCCTATAAAGGGGGTAATCTGGTATCAGGGTGAATCCAATGCCCATAACAGCGAGGCGCATGAGCGCCTCTTTCCCTTGCTGATTGACAGCTGGCGCAAGACATGGGAGAACGACAGTATGCCCTTCTATTATGTACAGCTCTCGAGTATCGACCGTCCGTCCTGGCCATGGTTTCGCGACAGCCAGCGCAGGATGATGGAGAAAATCCCTCATACCGCTATGGCGGTGTCAAGCGACTGGGGTGATTCGCTCGATGTGCACCCTGTCAATAAGCAGCCCATCGGCGAGAGACTTGGACGCCTGGCATTGCATGACACTTATGGATTGACGGCCACTGTGCCATGCGGTCCGTTGTTCAGGAGCGCAGATTTCTGTGCCGACGCAGTGTATGTCGACTTTGATTATGGCGACGGCATGACAAGTTCCGACGGGGCGCCCTTGCGTACGTTTGAACTTGCCGCTACCGAAGGACTGTACTACCCTGCTGTCGCTGAAGTGACGGATGACGGGCGCTTGAAAGTCTACAGCGAAAAGGTGGCCTCCCCACGCTATATACGTTATGCATGGCAACCGTTCACTCGCGCCAATCTTGTAAACTCAGCCGGCTTGCCGGCATCCACTTTCCGCGCAGAGAAGTAAAGTCGGTTAATCTGCCGAATGGAATCCGGTTGTTCTGCCGGATTGTCGGCGTAGCCCGGGGATTAGTCGCTGGGCTACGCCGGGCATGACGGATGGTTGTGCCTTAACCTGTGGCTGCGCACCGCTAACGCGGAGCTTACATAGGCTAACGTTGTGAACGCCCCCAGAGTGGCTGTGCGCTGACGCGTTGGGTTGCCATCGCAGCCCCAGCCGGACATCCGCCCACCCATCACCATTCCATATACCCACCCATCACCTTCCCAATTCCATATACACGGATATGGCTCATTGCCTTTAGTGATGGCGTATGTAGATGACTGACGGTGTGCCTGTCGTTTCGATTGAATGCCTTAAGGATTCAATCACATTCTTCCGACAGGGCTCCACGCGCGATTGATTGTCAACCATTTGGACGTTATCAACGTTGTATATTACAGCGCCGGTAGCGGCCGAATTTGACAATTCAAATATTATGGTTAAATTTGTGGGGAATATACCGTTATGATTCTTTATGCAAAAGGAGAATGACGAGCGTATTATTTTCGAAAATATATAACCAAAATAAATAGATTTAAGATATGGACAATTCATTAGACCGTATAAGCTATGCTCTCGGCTTGAGCATGGGCAACAATTTTCAGGCTTCCGGCATTAAGACTATTAATGTTAAGGATTTCGCCGACGGCGTTGCCGCAGTGTTTGAGGGCGCAGCTCCCAAAATGACTTACGACGAGGCCAAGAAGGAGATTAAGGAGTTCTTTGAAAAGATGGAAGCCGAGCAGCGTGCCGCCGCCGAGAAGATGGGCGAGGTTAACGCTGCCGCCGGAAAGACATTCCTCGATGAGAACGGCAAGCGTGTGGAGGTAAAGACTACCGCTTCCGGTCTTCAGTACGAGGTGCTTGAGGAAGGCACCGGCAAGATGCCTGCCGCCACCGACAGTGTTACTGTGCACTATACCGGCAAACTTATCGACGGCACAGTGTTTGACAGCTCGGTAGAGCGTGGCGAGCCCGCCACATTCGGTGTGACACAGGTTATCCCCGGTTGGGTCGAGGCTCTTCAGATGATGAAGGAGGGTGCTAAGTGGCGTCTGTTTATCCCCTCTAATCTTGCTTACGGACCCAACGGTGCCGGAAATGTCATCGGCCCGAATGCCACTCTGATCTTTGATGTGGAACTTATCAAGGTAAACAATTAATCTGATTATAGAAAATATACAATTATGAAGAAACTGATTTTTGCCCTCGGAGCAGCAGCTATGCTTGTGGGCACAGCCACTTCCTGTGGCGGCAACAGCAGCTCGAAACTCTCTCCCGAGGAGCAGGCCCTCAATGACTCTCTGACTACAGCATGGGGATATGTGGCCGGCGGACAGGCCGCACAGATGCTTCAGGCTGCACCAGCCGGAGTAAAGGTCGACAAGGAGGCTTTCCTGCGCGGTGTGCAGACTGCCATTCTCGCCGATACTGCCGACCAAAGCTATCTTCAGGGTCTGAGCATGGGTGTGCGTCTGGCTCAGCAGCGTGCATATGCAATGAAAGAACTTGGCATGAATGTTGACGCAGCCCAGTGGATGGCTGAGTTCAAGAAAGCCCTTCTTGCCGACTCTCTGCCTCAGATGGATGCAATGCAGCAGCAGTTCCAGAACTGTGCACAGCGTGCCGAGCAGACCGCACAGGAACGCAAGAATGCCGAGAAAGAAAATTCTCCCGAATCGCAGGCCAACATCAAGGCCGGCGAGGAGTACATGGCCGGCCTTATGAAGACCGACCCCGCCATCAAGAAGAGCGAGACAGGTCTCTACTATAAGATTGAGAAAGAAGGCGAAGGCGAGGCTATCGGCGACAATACCCCTCTGCTTGTCAATTACACCGGACGTTTTACCGATGGCAAAGAGTTTGACTCAAGCAAGGGCAATCCCGCCCGCTTCATGGCCCGTGGCGTAGTGCCCGGTTTCGGTGAGGGTCTGAAGATGCTCAAAAAGGGTGGAAAGGCGACTCTTTATATCCCCGGTAAGCTCGGTTATGGTGTAAACGGCCAGCCCGCAGCCGGCATCGGTCCCAACCAGATGCTTGTATTTGACGTTGAGATTGTCGACGTAAATCCCCAGAACTAATAGCTGTCGCCCCTCTTTAATGACATTTTCTGTCGTATAAGAGAGAGATTACTTGAACAAATAGCAGATGCCCTGCGAAGTCTCGAATGGCTTCGCAGGGCATCTGCTATTTATAGAAAAGTCCCCGGTATTTCAATTGGCTGACGACTCTGCGGAGGTGGCAGGGGTCATTATTA containing:
- a CDS encoding GDSL-type esterase/lipase family protein, with protein sequence MIRNTGILSLIICLLCCQLSFAKDKIKVACVGNSITYGTGLADRDTEAYPVRLQEMLGDGYIVGNFGKPGATLLNKGHRPYTRQQEYVDALDFAGDIVVIHLGINDTDPRNWPNYRDFFVGDYLSLIDTLRQVNPKARVIIARMTPIADCHPRFLSGTRDWHGEIQSAIETVAGYAGVELIDFHAPLYPYPQLFPDAVHPDAEGAAILAKTVYSAITGDYGGLAMSPVYTDNMVLQRDEPLLIQGIADAGEKVTVAVNGVKAVATAANDGKWHVTLPPMKAGGPYELMISTPSRSLKYSDVLVGEVWLCSGQSNMEFMLRQSATAPGDDSGCADNQLRLYDMKARWRTDPVQWDASVLDSLNHLQYYRSAEWKPATAANASDFSAVAYYFGKMLRDSLNVPVGLICNAIGGSPTEAWISRNALEYGFPEILRDWTNNDFIQDWVRGRAALNVGLAENKSKQRHPYEPCYLYESGILPLDSYPIKGVIWYQGESNAHNSEAHERLFPLLIDSWRKTWENDSMPFYYVQLSSIDRPSWPWFRDSQRRMMEKIPHTAMAVSSDWGDSLDVHPVNKQPIGERLGRLALHDTYGLTATVPCGPLFRSADFCADAVYVDFDYGDGMTSSDGAPLRTFELAATEGLYYPAVAEVTDDGRLKVYSEKVASPRYIRYAWQPFTRANLVNSAGLPASTFRAEK
- a CDS encoding SGNH/GDSL hydrolase family protein yields the protein MKKKLFFLMAILALASSIHAQERKYSTFYYQRATLFEELPVTSSDIIFLGNSITNGGEWAELFDNPHVKNRGISGDVCMGVYDRLDAILKGSPAKIFLLIGINDVDRGASADTIVERIGMIVDKIRKDSPSTKIYLQSVLPVSDHYKMFNGHTSRWQVVPEINKGLVRLAADRGVKYIDLYSHFIDNTTGKMNIKYTNDGLHLLGKGYKKWVGIVKPYVDEE
- a CDS encoding FKBP-type peptidyl-prolyl cis-trans isomerase; protein product: MKKLIFALGAAAMLVGTATSCGGNSSSKLSPEEQALNDSLTTAWGYVAGGQAAQMLQAAPAGVKVDKEAFLRGVQTAILADTADQSYLQGLSMGVRLAQQRAYAMKELGMNVDAAQWMAEFKKALLADSLPQMDAMQQQFQNCAQRAEQTAQERKNAEKENSPESQANIKAGEEYMAGLMKTDPAIKKSETGLYYKIEKEGEGEAIGDNTPLLVNYTGRFTDGKEFDSSKGNPARFMARGVVPGFGEGLKMLKKGGKATLYIPGKLGYGVNGQPAAGIGPNQMLVFDVEIVDVNPQN
- a CDS encoding FKBP-type peptidyl-prolyl cis-trans isomerase, coding for MDNSLDRISYALGLSMGNNFQASGIKTINVKDFADGVAAVFEGAAPKMTYDEAKKEIKEFFEKMEAEQRAAAEKMGEVNAAAGKTFLDENGKRVEVKTTASGLQYEVLEEGTGKMPAATDSVTVHYTGKLIDGTVFDSSVERGEPATFGVTQVIPGWVEALQMMKEGAKWRLFIPSNLAYGPNGAGNVIGPNATLIFDVELIKVNN